In Zingiber officinale cultivar Zhangliang chromosome 1A, Zo_v1.1, whole genome shotgun sequence, a genomic segment contains:
- the LOC122038002 gene encoding alpha/beta hydrolase domain-containing protein 17C-like isoform X3, with translation MYDSSGYGQSTGKPSEYNTYAGVDVVYNCLKEHYGVADEDLILYGQSLGSGPTLDLASRLQKLRAVVLQSAIRSFLDLAYCIQ, from the exons AT GTATGACTCCTCTGGTTATGGGCAATCCACTGGAAAG CCAAGTGAGTACAATACATATGCAGGCGTAGATGTAGTTTATAACTGTCTTAAGGAACACTATGGAGTAGCAGATGAGGACTTAATCCTGTATGGTCAGTCACTGGGCAGTGGTCCAACTCTTGATTTGGCCTCCCGTCTTCAGAAGTTAAGAGCTGTTGTTCTACAGAGTGCCATCCGATCCTTTCTGGACTTAGCGTACTGTATCCA ATGA
- the LOC122038002 gene encoding alpha/beta hydrolase domain-containing protein 17C-like isoform X1 has protein sequence MYDSSGYGQSTGKPSEYNTYAGVDVVYNCLKEHYGVADEDLILYGQSLGSGPTLDLASRLQKLRAVVLQSAIRSFLDLAYCIQLSTHFGLAFTR, from the exons AT GTATGACTCCTCTGGTTATGGGCAATCCACTGGAAAG CCAAGTGAGTACAATACATATGCAGGCGTAGATGTAGTTTATAACTGTCTTAAGGAACACTATGGAGTAGCAGATGAGGACTTAATCCTGTATGGTCAGTCACTGGGCAGTGGTCCAACTCTTGATTTGGCCTCCCGTCTTCAGAAGTTAAGAGCTGTTGTTCTACAGAGTGCCATCCGATCCTTTCTGGACTTAGCGTACTGTATCCAGTTAAGCACACATTTTGGTTTGGCATTTACAAG ATGA
- the LOC122038002 gene encoding alpha/beta hydrolase domain-containing protein 17C-like isoform X2, with protein sequence MYDSSGYGQSTGKPSEYNTYAGVDVVYNCLKEHYGVADEDLILYGQSLGSGPTLDLASRLQKLRAVVLQSAIRSFLDLAYCIQI encoded by the exons AT GTATGACTCCTCTGGTTATGGGCAATCCACTGGAAAG CCAAGTGAGTACAATACATATGCAGGCGTAGATGTAGTTTATAACTGTCTTAAGGAACACTATGGAGTAGCAGATGAGGACTTAATCCTGTATGGTCAGTCACTGGGCAGTGGTCCAACTCTTGATTTGGCCTCCCGTCTTCAGAAGTTAAGAGCTGTTGTTCTACAGAGTGCCATCCGATCCTTTCTGGACTTAGCGTACTGTATCCA AATATAG
- the LOC122038003 gene encoding 26S proteasome non-ATPase regulatory subunit 8 homolog A-like yields the protein MDPQLVEVTQLFERFKAALVRSDFGSCNNLLSQLKVMLTKFPSLPPSFQKTPNAAQELTIAREIYEHAVVLSVKTEDQDAFERDFFQLKPYYTDTNGMIPPSPQQYPILGLNLLRLLVQNRIAEFHNELELLLQNALENPCIKHAVELEQSFMEGAYNRVLSARQSVPHDTYVYFMDLLAKTVRDEISGCSEKAYGYLSITDAKKILMFSSDQELLDYISEEHPEWEIKDCCVFFRRAKESQPCKEIPALQLINQTLSYARELERIV from the exons ATGGATCCGCAATTGGTAGAAGTCACGCAGCTCTTCGAGCGGTTCAAGGCTGCCTTGGTCAGGAGCGATTTCGGCAGCTGCAACAATCTTCTGTCCCAGCTGAAG GTTATGTTGACAAAGTTTCCTAGCTTGCCGCCCTCGTTTCAGAAAACACCAAATGCTGCCCAAGAGTTGACAATTGCAA GAGAGATATACGAACATGCTGTTGTTCTGAGTGTGAAAACTGAAGATCAAGATGCCTTCGAAAGAGATTTCTTTCAACTCAAACCTTACTATACTGATAC CAATGGTATGATACCACCGTCACCCCAGCAGTACCCAATCTTAGGTCTGAACCTTCTAAGGCTACTTGTGCAAAATAGAATAGCAGAATTTCACAATGAATTAGAACTACTTCTGCAAAATGCTTTGGAGAACCCTTGCATCAAGCATGCTGTGGAGCTGGAACAATCTTTCATGGAAGGTGCTTATAATCGTGTATTGAGTGCAAGGCAGTCTGTGCCGCATGATACTTATGTTTATTTCATGGATCTTCTTGCAAAGACAGTCAG AGATGAGATTTCTGGGTGCAGCGAAAAGGCTTATGGTTATTTGTCCATTACTGATGCCAAAAAGATTCTGATGTTTTCTTCTGACCAAGAGCTTTTGGATTATATCTCAGAG GAACACCCGGAATGGGAAATCAAGGATTGTTGTGTTTTCTTTCGGAGGGCTAAAGAATCTCAACCTTGCAAGGAAATACCAGCACTGCAACTTATCAACCAGACATTAAGTTATGCCAGAGAGCTTGAGCGCATAGTCTGA